A portion of the Drosophila sechellia strain sech25 chromosome 2R, ASM438219v1, whole genome shotgun sequence genome contains these proteins:
- the LOC6609813 gene encoding uncharacterized protein LOC6609813 isoform X1 gives MDIESDSDTSERWEDFFGSSTELAPSLLGIYDTLTNSFAAGGVAAAPTATSHESKASSSGDSTPKRSNSNCSSSSTGSSTGSCSSVPTSDDQSASYTLASSSTHLGHQEPPAPLVVAGLRDEPDGAQLSRLVQRRGQESQIHGSSSSIASSGSSRRGSNIRILSPNVHRIITHSEIQPVEAVSAEALKQHQQQSPRSPIQGRYIKTGHSGTPPAAGSTPKLKLSHIPLSKNTGKLSTQSGSELVSTFDSSNEYLNSVAFAAFEKSKPQDEDRTPTNKTVPGTPFHFDGHPFQGRKLTLPRYDSQQSIKLIEMEQLAATSAQLLHAKPATPGTPATPTPSATKAKEFVCSEPLSPVDIVDTINFDLVAQHMERLTLADPGDLDPRAELIEAVNKTLVNKPLVRSSSAACASTICSSPLLTYARIKSLGAKASTLGGGVPIKLPTAEQLAELEEANKLSAESLDRLTDIKPKFAARLSELARLNNRPLSSSSICSTSSSSSSGSDQLLNGKLMATSYLASVESLAESENELGDQHHPPAMSVLEKTCLEIVDSERSFVEDLGQVIKGYLLDWKERACLRVDELQILFANIEEIYEFNSMLLQRLINTGRDPGRIARCFIDLRDGFDVYTTYCTSYPEAISLLTKLLQATHTYSLLASTQKLLQHRLPLGSYLLKPVQRILKYHLLLDSLRKHCDVKEVVEAHVIMRQVAHNIDQVKRKQEQQSRVKELSGILDGWLGPELTVLGELRQEGLLMEQHNKQRLVLLFATMLIITKQKEDGRLQFKTYISQNNLMLSEHLPGEPTSFYVIPFDEPRHQIKLTARNRDQKRIWTQHIKGVMLEKLDIPMRAKELVYQLGNEEDRTPDRSTWKWSLHSGSNSTPTYLERRNACRRSEIRQRNSKFKRKTVANSSSFDSFNESLEQEEESVSQAKPSKPLARNNSLDDTALQKLAAAMRYRKRDAAVKEETKTPVKEPCKCDQDAKQDERIEPCSCILRDQRSRSAKSHSPVFSYKALKERSKSVPRIGGFSLDEEAEREREQDEDSAASLRGSKPDLTERKTKGKGFFEVKQYNHKTMPKKIANLKKQRSSTTKSCSRFYMDLSEFDSSSSTVLKITESTEELRPDGEIELAQEAATLDESTQDQYYSPEHETELLSPAEKSKRDAQIVLDLLKNNKEFERIYNKQQKRRESPVSPVSPDISRGPILPPPRPPSRSPPPLELDEQEKKPLEEVDSVSEEPIYETLLRNVHVPYKFSPVLGRAKSSQMLKKRSKNAPAASRPESDYVTLVYSPEGVLQRVGEEVVQRDSCSSSTTSTSSNGSESTLKRDSQSTVINLLMEAVQEHGSRPLPKNSVSGSESSLLPRALKSIDNLSMAFGRSNRPPERRVSDVTEMCRQSVLHRQGSEAVGERMAHVDYADPKALFGRGVLNHSERDSVLSLTSSSTDSMCEQQRKRSGVDSPGATFEYEQHVEDSLENDFRDSAIYSDDNEKRSGVYDVHLRRPSSPPPPPPPLGPRPHQPPQIAPKPPKDQLIQQRSGVIVCQSASRSWVLQQIENFNK, from the exons GCAGCTCCACCGAATTGGCACCTTCGCTGCTGGGCATCTACGACACATTGACAAACAGCTTTGccgcggggggcgtggcagctgctCCCACTGCGACATCTCACGAATCGAAGGCATCCAGCAGCGGCGACTCGACGCCCAAGAGGAGCAACAgtaactgcagcagcagcagcactggCTCATCGACTGGCAGCTGTTCGAGTGTCCCCACCAGCGATGACCAGTCTGCTAGCTACACGCTAGCCAGCTCCAGCACCCATTTGGGCCACCAGGAGCCGCCCGCTCCACTGGTGGTTGCGGGCCTGCGGGACGAACCGGATGGCGCTCAGTTGAGCAGGTTGGTGCAGCGCAGAGGCCAGGAGTCGCAGATccacggcagcagcagcagcatagCCTCGAGTGGCAGCAGTCGACGGGGTAGCAACATCCGCATCCTTTCGCCCAATGTTCACAGGATCATCACGCATTCGGAAATTCAACCAGTGGAGGCGGTGTCCGCGGAGGCACTGaaacagcatcagcagcaatcCCCGAGGAGTCCCATCCAGGGCAGGTATATAAAGACCGGTCATAGCGGAACACCACCTGCCGCTGGTTCCACACCCAAGCTGAAGCTCTCGCACATACCGCTGTCCAAGAACACCGGCAAGTTGTCCACCCAGTCTGGCAGCGAACTGGTGTCGACCTTCGATTCCAGCAACGAGTATTTGAACTCGGTGGCCTTCGCCGCTTTCGAGAAATCCAAGCCGCAGGACGAGGATCGGACACCAACGAACAAAACGGTACCAGGCACACCCTTCCATTTCGATGGGCATCCGTTTCAAGGGCGTAAACTAACCCTGCCGCGGTACGATTCCCAGCAGAGCATCAAGCTGATCGAAATGGAGCAGTTGGCGGCCACCAGTGCGCAACTGCTGCATGCCAAGCCCGCAACTCCCGGAActccggccacgcccactcccagTGCAACCAAAGCAAAGGAGTTCGTGTGCAGTGAGCCACTGAGTCCCGTGGATATAGTAGACACCATTAACTTCGATCTGGTTGCGCAGCATATGGAAAGATTGACTCTGGCGGATCCAGGAGACTTGGATCCAAGGGCGGAGCTAATAGAAGCGGTTAACAAAACACTGGTTAACAAGCCACTGGTCAGGAGCTCCTCCGCCGCATGTGCCTCCACGATCTGCAGTTCCCCGCTGCTGACCTATGCCCGCATCAAGAGTTTGGGCGCCAAGGCCAGCACTTTGGGCGGTGGAGTACCTATTAAGCTGCCCACTGCCGAACAGCTGGCTGAGCTGGAGGAGGCCAACAAGCTGTCTGCGGAGAGTCTGGACAGGCTCACCGATATCAAGCCCAAGTTTGCAGCTCGCCTAAGTGAGCTGGCCAGGCTGAACAATCGCCCGctgtcctcctcctccatctgctccacctcctccagttccagttccggCTCGGACCAACTGCTCAATGGAAAACTGATGGCCACTTCCTATTTGGCCAGCGTGGAAAGTCTGGCGGAGAGTGAGAACGAGCTGGGCGACCAACACCATCCACCGGCGATGAGTGTCCTCGAGAAAACCTGCCTGGAGATCGTGGACTCGGAACGAAGCTTCGTCGAGGATTTGGGTCAGGTCATCAAGGG GTACTTGTTAGACTGGAAGGAGCGTGCGTGCCTGCGCGTAGACGAATTGCAAATACTCTTCGCCAACATTGAAGAGATTTATGAATTCAACTCGATGCTTCTGCAGCGACTTATCAACACGGGAAGGGATCCTGGGAGGATCGCAAGGTGCTTCATTGACCTGCGTGATGGCTTTGATGTGTACACAACCTACTG CACAAGCTACCCGGAAGCCATATCGTTGCTGACCAAGTTGCTGCAGGCCACGCACACGTACTCTCTGCTCGCCTCCACGCAGAAGCTGCTCCAACATCGCCTGCCCCTGGGGTCCTACCTCCTGAAGCCGGTGCAGCGCATCCTCAAGTACCATCTGCTGCTGGAC AGCTTGCGCAAGCATTGCGATGTGAAGGAGGTGGTCGAGGCCCATGTGATCATGCGCCAGGTGGCGCACAACATTGACCAGGTGAAGCgaaagcaggagcagcagagtCGCGTCAAGGAGCTGTCCGGCATTCTGGACGGCTGGCTGGGACCAG AGCTCACTGTTCTGGGAGAGCTGCGCCAAGAGGGCCTGCTGATGGAGCAGCATAACAAACAACGCCTGGTACTCCTATTCGCCACCATGCTGATCATCACCAAGCAAAAGGAGGACGGACGCCTGCAGTTCAAGACTTACATTTCG CAAAACAATCTGATGCTGAGCGAGCACTTGCCCGGTGAACCGACCAGCTTCTATGTCATCCCCTTCGACGAACCGCGCCATCAAATCAAACTGACGGCCCGGAATCGTGACCAGAAGCGCATCTGGACGCAGCACATCAAAGGTGTCATGCTGGAGAAGCTAGACATTCCGATGCGCGCCAAGGAGCTGGTCTATCAGCTGGGCAACGAGGAAG ATCGCACGCCAGATCGCAGCACATGGAAGTGGAGCCTTCACTCGGGAAGTAACTCGACTCCAACTTACCTGGAGCGAAGGAACGCATGCCGGAGGAGTGAGATACGCCAGCGGAACTCAAAGTTCAAGCGGAAGACGGTGGCCAACTCCAGTTCCTTCGACAGTTTCAATGAGTCcttggagcaggaggaggaatCGGTTAGCCAGGCGAAGCCCTCGAAGCCTCTGGCCAGAAATAATAGCCTGGACGATACTGCTCTGCAGAAACTTGCTGCTGCAATGAGATATCGCAAAAGAGATGCTGCGGTGAAGGAGGAGACGAAGACGCCGGTGAAGGAGCCTTGTAAGTGCGACCAGGATGCGAAACAGGATGAGCGGATAGAACCGTGTTCCTGCATTCTGCGGGATCAGCGCAGTCGCAGTGCCAAGTCACATTCGCCCGTCTTCAGTTACAAGGCACTCAAGGAGCGCAGTAAGTCGGTTCCCCGGATCGGAGGCTTTAGCTTGGACGAGGAGGCTGAGAGGGAACGGGAACAAGACGAGGATAGCGCAGCCTCTTTGAGGGGAAGCAAGCCCGATCTCACCGAGCGCAAGACCAAGGGGAAGGGATTCTTTGAAGTCAAGCAATACAACCACAAGACGATGCCCAAAAAGATAGCCAATTTGAAGAAGCAACGAAGTAGCACCACCAAGAGCTGCTCCAGGTTCTACATGGATCTCAGCGAATTCGATAGCAGTAGTTCGACTGTACTGAAGATAACCGAGTCCACCGAAGAGCTGCGTCCAGATGGGGAAATCGAACTGGCCCAAGAAGCCGCCACACTGGATGAGTCCACGCAGGATCAGTATTACAGCCCAGAACACGAGACGGAACTGCTCTCCCCAGCAGAGAAGTCAAAGCGAGATGCACAGATTGTCCTTGATTTGCTAAAGAACAACAAGGAATTTGAGAGGATCTACAACAAGCAACAGAAGAGGCGCGAAAGTCCAGTGAGTCCCGTGAGTCCCGATATAAGTCGTGGACCCATTCTGCCGCCTCCGCGTCCACCGTCGAGATCTCCACCACCTTTGGAACTGGATGAGCAGGAGAAGAAACCACTCGAAGAGGTTGATTCAGTGAGCGAGGAGCCCATTTACGAGACTCTGCTGCGCAATGTCCACGTGCCTTACAAATTCTCACCGGTGCTGGGGCGAGCCAAGTCCTCGCAGATGCTGAAGAAGCGATCAAAGAATGCTCCCGCAGCCTCACGACCGGAATCAGATTACGTGACCCTAGTCTACTCACCCGAAGGAGTTCTGCAGCGAGTGGGCGAGGAGGTAGTGCAGAGAGATAGTTGCAGTTCCTCCACCACTTCGACATCCTCAAATGGATCGGAGTCCACGCTGAAACGAGACAGCCAGAGCACAGTGATAAATCTTTTGATGGAGGCGGTGCAAGAGCACGGATCGCGTCCCTTGCCGAAGAACTCAGTTTCGGGATCGGAGAGTTCGCTGCTGCCACGGGCTCTGAAGTCCATAGACAATCTGAGCATGGCCTTCGGACGCTCCAACCGACCGCCGGAACGCCGGGTTTCCGATGTGACCGAGATGTGCCGTCAGAGTGTGCTGCATCGCCAGGGCAGCGAGGCGGTGGGTGAGAGGATGGCCCATGTGGACTACGCTGATCCCAAGGCTCTATTTGGACGGGGGGTCCTGAACCACTCGGAACGAGACTCGGTCCTCTCACtgacctcctcctccaccgaCAGCATGTGCGAGCAGCAGCGCAAGAGATCCGGCGTGGATTCGCCAGGCGCCACCTTCGAGTACGAGCAGCATGTGGAGGATAGCCTTGAGAATGATTTCCGCGACTCGGCCATTTACAGCGATGACAACGAGAAGCGTTCCGGGGTCTACGATGTCCATCTACGCCGCCCCAGTAGTCCGCCTCCACCACCGCCTCCGCTGGGACCGCGTCCCCATCAGCCGCCACAGATTGCGCCGAAGCCTCCCAAGGATCAGCTCATCCAGCAGCGATCGGGCGTAATCGTCTGCCAGTCGGCCTCCCGCAGCTGGGTGCTCCAGCAGATCGAGAACTTCAACAAGTAG
- the LOC6609813 gene encoding uncharacterized protein LOC6609813 isoform X2, protein MDIESDSDTSERWEDFFGSSTELAPSLLGIYDTLTNSFAAGGVAAAPTATSHESKASSSGDSTPKRSNSNCSSSSTGSSTGSCSSVPTSDDQSASYTLASSSTHLGHQEPPAPLVVAGLRDEPDGAQLSRLVQRRGQESQIHGSSSSIASSGSSRRGSNIRILSPNVHRIITHSEIQPVEAVSAEALKQHQQQSPRSPIQGRYIKTGHSGTPPAAGSTPKLKLSHIPLSKNTGKLSTQSGSELVSTFDSSNEYLNSVAFAAFEKSKPQDEDRTPTNKTVPGTPFHFDGHPFQGRKLTLPRYDSQQSIKLIEMEQLAATSAQLLHAKPATPGTPATPTPSATKAKEFVCSEPLSPVDIVDTINFDLVAQHMERLTLADPGDLDPRAELIEAVNKTLVNKPLVRSSSAACASTICSSPLLTYARIKSLGAKASTLGGGVPIKLPTAEQLAELEEANKLSAESLDRLTDIKPKFAARLSELARLNNRPLSSSSICSTSSSSSSGSDQLLNGKLMATSYLASVESLAESENELGDQHHPPAMSVLEKTCLEIVDSERSFVEDLGQVIKGYLLDWKERACLRVDELQILFANIEEIYEFNSMLLQRLINTGRDPGRIARCFIDLRDGFDVYTTYCTSYPEAISLLTKLLQATHTYSLLASTQKLLQHRLPLGSYLLKPVQRILKYHLLLDSLRKHCDVKEVVEAHVIMRQVAHNIDQVKRKQEQQSRVKELSGILDGWLGPELTVLGELRQEGLLMEQHNKQRLVLLFATMLIITKQKEDGRLQFKTYISQNNLMLSEHLPGEPTSFYVIPFDEPRHQIKLTARNRDQKRIWTQHIKGVMLEKLDIPMRAKELVYQLGNEEVLPEMHSKTKHPKTKKRKNFD, encoded by the exons GCAGCTCCACCGAATTGGCACCTTCGCTGCTGGGCATCTACGACACATTGACAAACAGCTTTGccgcggggggcgtggcagctgctCCCACTGCGACATCTCACGAATCGAAGGCATCCAGCAGCGGCGACTCGACGCCCAAGAGGAGCAACAgtaactgcagcagcagcagcactggCTCATCGACTGGCAGCTGTTCGAGTGTCCCCACCAGCGATGACCAGTCTGCTAGCTACACGCTAGCCAGCTCCAGCACCCATTTGGGCCACCAGGAGCCGCCCGCTCCACTGGTGGTTGCGGGCCTGCGGGACGAACCGGATGGCGCTCAGTTGAGCAGGTTGGTGCAGCGCAGAGGCCAGGAGTCGCAGATccacggcagcagcagcagcatagCCTCGAGTGGCAGCAGTCGACGGGGTAGCAACATCCGCATCCTTTCGCCCAATGTTCACAGGATCATCACGCATTCGGAAATTCAACCAGTGGAGGCGGTGTCCGCGGAGGCACTGaaacagcatcagcagcaatcCCCGAGGAGTCCCATCCAGGGCAGGTATATAAAGACCGGTCATAGCGGAACACCACCTGCCGCTGGTTCCACACCCAAGCTGAAGCTCTCGCACATACCGCTGTCCAAGAACACCGGCAAGTTGTCCACCCAGTCTGGCAGCGAACTGGTGTCGACCTTCGATTCCAGCAACGAGTATTTGAACTCGGTGGCCTTCGCCGCTTTCGAGAAATCCAAGCCGCAGGACGAGGATCGGACACCAACGAACAAAACGGTACCAGGCACACCCTTCCATTTCGATGGGCATCCGTTTCAAGGGCGTAAACTAACCCTGCCGCGGTACGATTCCCAGCAGAGCATCAAGCTGATCGAAATGGAGCAGTTGGCGGCCACCAGTGCGCAACTGCTGCATGCCAAGCCCGCAACTCCCGGAActccggccacgcccactcccagTGCAACCAAAGCAAAGGAGTTCGTGTGCAGTGAGCCACTGAGTCCCGTGGATATAGTAGACACCATTAACTTCGATCTGGTTGCGCAGCATATGGAAAGATTGACTCTGGCGGATCCAGGAGACTTGGATCCAAGGGCGGAGCTAATAGAAGCGGTTAACAAAACACTGGTTAACAAGCCACTGGTCAGGAGCTCCTCCGCCGCATGTGCCTCCACGATCTGCAGTTCCCCGCTGCTGACCTATGCCCGCATCAAGAGTTTGGGCGCCAAGGCCAGCACTTTGGGCGGTGGAGTACCTATTAAGCTGCCCACTGCCGAACAGCTGGCTGAGCTGGAGGAGGCCAACAAGCTGTCTGCGGAGAGTCTGGACAGGCTCACCGATATCAAGCCCAAGTTTGCAGCTCGCCTAAGTGAGCTGGCCAGGCTGAACAATCGCCCGctgtcctcctcctccatctgctccacctcctccagttccagttccggCTCGGACCAACTGCTCAATGGAAAACTGATGGCCACTTCCTATTTGGCCAGCGTGGAAAGTCTGGCGGAGAGTGAGAACGAGCTGGGCGACCAACACCATCCACCGGCGATGAGTGTCCTCGAGAAAACCTGCCTGGAGATCGTGGACTCGGAACGAAGCTTCGTCGAGGATTTGGGTCAGGTCATCAAGGG GTACTTGTTAGACTGGAAGGAGCGTGCGTGCCTGCGCGTAGACGAATTGCAAATACTCTTCGCCAACATTGAAGAGATTTATGAATTCAACTCGATGCTTCTGCAGCGACTTATCAACACGGGAAGGGATCCTGGGAGGATCGCAAGGTGCTTCATTGACCTGCGTGATGGCTTTGATGTGTACACAACCTACTG CACAAGCTACCCGGAAGCCATATCGTTGCTGACCAAGTTGCTGCAGGCCACGCACACGTACTCTCTGCTCGCCTCCACGCAGAAGCTGCTCCAACATCGCCTGCCCCTGGGGTCCTACCTCCTGAAGCCGGTGCAGCGCATCCTCAAGTACCATCTGCTGCTGGAC AGCTTGCGCAAGCATTGCGATGTGAAGGAGGTGGTCGAGGCCCATGTGATCATGCGCCAGGTGGCGCACAACATTGACCAGGTGAAGCgaaagcaggagcagcagagtCGCGTCAAGGAGCTGTCCGGCATTCTGGACGGCTGGCTGGGACCAG AGCTCACTGTTCTGGGAGAGCTGCGCCAAGAGGGCCTGCTGATGGAGCAGCATAACAAACAACGCCTGGTACTCCTATTCGCCACCATGCTGATCATCACCAAGCAAAAGGAGGACGGACGCCTGCAGTTCAAGACTTACATTTCG CAAAACAATCTGATGCTGAGCGAGCACTTGCCCGGTGAACCGACCAGCTTCTATGTCATCCCCTTCGACGAACCGCGCCATCAAATCAAACTGACGGCCCGGAATCGTGACCAGAAGCGCATCTGGACGCAGCACATCAAAGGTGTCATGCTGGAGAAGCTAGACATTCCGATGCGCGCCAAGGAGCTGGTCTATCAGCTGGGCAACGAGGAAG TACTACCAGAGATGCATTCTAAAACTAAACACCCCAAAACAAAGAAACGAAAAAACTTTGACTAG